Proteins encoded together in one Lutra lutra chromosome 4, mLutLut1.2, whole genome shotgun sequence window:
- the KLF17 gene encoding Krueppel-like factor 17, whose product MCSPSQAEMERGAEMLRQWQPAQHHLVLDTEKSMSILDMSPSPRRSGVHTSWNDGTSGIHYFLPCTELERIPLALAEAPRQNASEMGPQFNMLLPEHGVTRTPSQMMYCEGMSPSQPGMVIFKGPQMMPLGEPSTPGVAMTFGRNLRMPRSGPPVSAPSGISVTSHINVPSMPYSGPPTVPSNRDSLTPKMLLVPTMPSTEAQAMLPSLTQMLPPKEPHDFRRSPAGSPSFLALESQDSLSQPGSQEDPLPKQPMHAPLKAERNSRSQERALRRRSPVSRPYCCQYESCGKAYTKRSHLVSHQRKHTGERPYKCMWESCMWSFFRSDELGRHMRIHTRYRPHRCDQCSRQFMRSDHLRQHQRIHQRVPGSPDPQASNGQMAGPPAAGL is encoded by the exons GATACTGAGAAGTCAATGTCCATCTTGGACATGTCTCCATCTCCTAGACGCAGTGGAGTGCATACCTCTTGGAATGATGGCACATCAGGCATTCACTACTTCCTTCCGTGCACAGAGCTGGAGAGGATCCCTTTGGCCTTAGCTGAGGCTCCCAGGCAGAATGCAAGTGAAATGGGGCCACAGTTCAATATGCTGCTGCCTGAGCATGGTGTGACTCGCACACCTTCCCAGATGATGTACTGTGAGGGAATGTCTCCCTCCCAGCCAGGCATGGTGATTTTCAAGGGTCCTCAGATGATGCCCTTAGGAGAGCCCAGTACTCCAGGGGTGGCCATGACCTTTGGTAGGAATCTAAGGATGCCCCGCAGTGGGCCGCCAGTCTCAGCTCCCAGTGGAATCTCAGTGACATCCCACATCAATGTTCCATCAATGCCTTATTCTGGCCCCCCCACAGTACCTTCTAACAGAGACTCTTTAACACCTAAAATGTTACTGGTCCCAACCATGCCTTCTACTGAGGCCCAGGCAATGCTTCCTTCTTTGACTCAGATGTTGCCCCCTAAAGAACCCCATGACTTTAGGAGGAGCCCAGCTGGGTCCCCATCATTTCTGGCTTTAGAATCCCAGGACTCtctcagccagccaggctcccaggAAGACCCCTTACCCAAGCAGCCCATGCATGCCCCACTGAAAGCAGAGCGGAACTCCAGGTCCCAGGAAAGGGCTCTCAGGAGGAGATCCCCGGTTTCAAGGCCTTACTGCTGCCAATATGAAAGCTGTGGAAAAGCTTATACTAAGCGCTCCCACCTTGTGAGTCACCAACGCAAACACACAG GTGAGAGGCCCTATAAATGCATGTGGGAAAGCTGTATGTGGTCTTTCTTCCGTTCTGATGAGCTTGGACGACATATGCGGATACACACCAGATACCGACCACATAGATGTGATCAATGCAGCCGACAATTCATGAGATCTGACCATCTCAGGCAACACCAAAGGATTCATCAACGGGTGCCAGGATCCCCAGATCCCCAGGCCAGCAATGGACAGATGGCTGGTCCTCCTGCTGCTGGTCTTTAG